A single Anabrus simplex isolate iqAnaSimp1 chromosome 10, ASM4041472v1, whole genome shotgun sequence DNA region contains:
- the LOC136882073 gene encoding uncharacterized protein, whose translation MTPISCWWTVAVVLVVAHKTKAAAISQQQGNTTYLSREIRGTYHHAAQQRGDHDYLYDHHDVPPLTPPPPPMEQGKSDAVHSYYEFLINEGSYKFWAVFELLTAALLIYSAFAAVYYAKFTYATTDYSDYDDFFFKRSGDSYTTPAPQEDTFLGLSAATYQRILDAIASKKYS comes from the exons ATGACACCCATTTCCTGCTGGTGGACGGTTGCAGTAGTTTTGGTGGTAGCTCACAAAACAAAAGCAGCTGCAATATCACAGCAACAGGGCAACACGACTTATTTGTCAAG GGAAATCCGTGGTACTTATCACCATGCAGCCCAACAACGAGGTGACCACGACTACCTCTATGATCACCACGACGTTCCACCTCTCACACCTCCACCACCTCCAATGGAGCAGGGTAAATCCGATGCTGTTCACAGCTACTACGAGTTTCTAATCAACGAAGGATCGTACAAGTTCTGGGCTGTGTTTGAGCTGTTGACTGCCGCTCTCCTCATCTACTCTGCCTTCGCTGCTGTGTACTACGCCAAGTTCACGTACGCCACGACAGACTACTCCGACTATGATGATTTCTTTTTCAAGAGATCAGGGGACAGTTACACAACCCCAGCACCTCAAGAGGACACATTCCTCGGTCTGTCAGCAGCAACATACCAGAGAATACTGGATGCTATAGCGTCAAAGAAGTACTCGTGA